One stretch of Aquimarina sp. Aq107 DNA includes these proteins:
- a CDS encoding helix-turn-helix domain-containing protein produces MDNPFKIISERLSNIESLLLDIKHKPVEERKPENLTVKETAELLKVSEQSVHNYIKRGTLSAQKVGRILLIKRADLDNALTEVKSLKYKRT; encoded by the coding sequence ATGGACAATCCATTTAAGATAATTAGTGAAAGATTATCAAACATTGAAAGCCTTCTATTAGACATAAAACATAAGCCTGTAGAAGAGAGAAAACCTGAAAACCTTACCGTAAAAGAAACTGCAGAACTTCTAAAAGTCTCTGAGCAATCCGTACATAATTACATAAAACGGGGGACGTTGTCTGCACAAAAAGTAGGTAGAATACTATTAATCAAAAGAGCCGATTTAGATAATGCATTAACAGAGGTTAAGTCACTTAAGTATAAAAGAACTTAA
- a CDS encoding protein rep → MYTLAESRTNKTGQNSIIVNGEGSDLNKKDALKGRAKRKTITQIMMLRLIEVAQENGEPELEKSYWNTYYCQQNIVTADRRLYGKYCKNRFCTLCCSIRKAEMINKYYPVMREWKEPYFLTLTVKACNAYNLPRYIKKLIQGIQRITEKHRKRYQRGKGKKLVGVRSLECNFNPKKKTYNPHFHIITKDKYTAEVLLAEWLKLWTPKYTNRGGQKIKKITNLERGLVEIIKYGSKIFTEPDLKKREKETSTTKIYIKALDTILTAMKGKRIFDRFGFNLPKKTTKQKFSAKLLSNYNEWEYNSKTCDWENLATGELLSGYEMPSHLSALLTNNINNSIS, encoded by the coding sequence ATGTATACATTAGCAGAAAGTAGGACAAACAAAACAGGACAGAATAGCATTATTGTTAATGGAGAAGGTTCCGACCTCAACAAAAAAGATGCGTTAAAAGGTAGGGCAAAACGAAAAACGATCACGCAAATAATGATGTTGCGATTAATAGAAGTAGCACAAGAAAATGGAGAGCCAGAATTGGAGAAATCTTATTGGAATACCTATTACTGTCAGCAAAACATTGTTACAGCGGATAGGAGATTATACGGCAAGTATTGTAAAAACCGCTTTTGTACTTTGTGTTGTAGTATTCGAAAGGCTGAGATGATCAATAAATATTATCCAGTAATGAGAGAATGGAAAGAACCATATTTTCTTACTCTAACTGTGAAAGCCTGTAATGCATACAATTTACCGAGATATATAAAGAAATTGATACAAGGAATACAGAGAATAACAGAAAAACACCGTAAAAGATACCAAAGAGGGAAAGGTAAAAAACTTGTTGGAGTTCGTTCGTTAGAATGCAATTTCAATCCCAAAAAGAAAACATATAATCCGCACTTCCATATAATCACTAAGGACAAATATACTGCTGAGGTTTTATTAGCCGAATGGTTAAAATTATGGACTCCAAAATACACCAATAGAGGGGGACAAAAAATCAAGAAAATCACTAATCTCGAAAGGGGGCTTGTCGAGATCATAAAATATGGTAGTAAAATATTTACAGAACCAGATTTAAAGAAAAGAGAAAAAGAAACAAGTACTACAAAAATCTATATCAAAGCTTTAGATACAATACTAACTGCAATGAAGGGCAAACGTATTTTTGATCGATTTGGTTTTAACTTACCAAAGAAAACTACAAAACAAAAATTCTCTGCAAAGTTGCTTAGTAACTACAACGAATGGGAATATAATTCAAAAACCTGTGATTGGGAAAATTTAGCAACAGGAGAGCTTTTAAGCGGGTATGAGATGCCATCACATTTATCAGCTCTGCTGACGAATAATATTAATAATTCAATTAGCTAA
- the tssD gene encoding type VI secretion system tube protein TssD, producing the protein MSFTAKLLFDDKEINILDFSYTFRQESDYNGSPSSKPQFTGLFVVIESTKDAELLEWMVDPFMSKQLKIRLEPRALNGKGRTLNFIDACCVDYVELFTSDSENPMTINLNITSAGMKEGSAEFSEYWRVTYPNTTPVVESDASDNEPRVVEYYITDTNNKRIEETVVGETILLNIDSRNLIGEKLTINLDDQTVDFKYNGKVLVNDTLTDYEIGGNLEKIELEVIKQQN; encoded by the coding sequence ATGAGTTTTACGGCAAAACTGCTCTTTGATGATAAAGAGATAAACATTCTTGATTTTTCCTATACTTTCAGACAAGAGAGTGATTATAATGGAAGCCCTTCTTCTAAACCTCAATTCACAGGATTATTTGTCGTAATAGAATCTACAAAAGATGCAGAGTTGTTAGAATGGATGGTAGATCCATTTATGTCTAAGCAACTAAAAATCCGTTTAGAACCAAGAGCCCTTAACGGTAAAGGAAGAACGCTCAATTTTATAGATGCTTGTTGTGTTGATTATGTGGAGCTATTTACTAGCGATAGTGAGAATCCAATGACTATTAATCTAAATATCACCTCAGCAGGAATGAAAGAAGGTTCTGCGGAGTTCTCAGAATATTGGAGGGTTACATATCCTAATACTACTCCCGTAGTTGAGAGCGACGCATCTGATAATGAACCTAGAGTTGTAGAATATTATATTACGGACACTAATAATAAAAGAATTGAAGAAACAGTAGTAGGAGAAACAATACTGTTAAATATTGATTCTAGGAATCTAATAGGTGAGAAATTAACCATTAACCTAGATGATCAAACTGTAGATTTCAAATACAATGGAAAAGTACTAGTTAATGATACTTTAACTGATTATGAAATAGGTGGTAACCTTGAAAAAATAGAGTTAGAAGTAATTAAGCAGCAAAATTAA
- a CDS encoding N-6 DNA methylase has protein sequence MKLTEILRDSNYKLTQFSQEQIDRLESEVFIEETRGKDTPYINCLVRRKKIKLTPEETVRQLYLTVLNENYGYPFERMEIEYSVSFGREKKRADIVVFDKQNTRSVYIMVELKKPKLKDGKEQLKSYCNATGAPIGVWSNGESISFYNRKDPNYFEDIPNIPKATEKLSDVLTERWTITDLVEKDKLRTEKKSLKDLILEMEDEVLANAGVDVFEELFKLIFTKLYDEMESGRNKTRHLEFRNYGDTETELKQKVQDIFDKAREKWEGVFTDDSKIMLTPSHLSVCVSSLQDVKLFNSNLDVVDEAFEYLINKSSKGEKGQYFTPRYVIDMCVKMMNPQVHETVIDTASGSCGFPVHSIFHVWEQILKEKEIPKSHLFTTEEKPVECTDYVQNKVFAIDFDEKAVRVARTLNLIAGDGQTNVLHLNTLDWERWEEKTEDEEWQDTYFEGWKKLKKLRKDKKSNRDFKFDILMANPPFAGDIKESRILAKYELGKKPNGKYQTKVGRDILFIERNLDFLASGGRMAVVLPQGRFNNSSDKNIRDYLAEKCRILGVVGLHGNVFKPHTGTKTSVLFVQKWDDRLCPKVDDYPIFFATMQEPSKDNSGDKIFVKNDDGTPKLDTHEHLIIKHDLFNHDNLTQDGIAEAFVEFAKKEKLSFVGKT, from the coding sequence ATGAAACTTACCGAAATCTTAAGAGACTCTAATTATAAACTAACCCAATTTTCGCAAGAGCAAATTGACAGATTAGAAAGTGAAGTATTTATTGAGGAAACAAGAGGAAAAGATACTCCTTACATAAATTGTTTAGTTCGTAGAAAAAAGATAAAACTAACACCTGAAGAAACTGTTAGACAACTATATCTTACGGTGTTAAATGAAAATTATGGCTATCCATTTGAAAGAATGGAGATTGAATATTCTGTAAGTTTTGGACGTGAAAAAAAACGAGCAGATATTGTGGTTTTTGACAAACAAAATACTCGTTCTGTCTATATAATGGTTGAGTTAAAAAAACCAAAATTAAAAGACGGAAAAGAACAATTAAAATCTTATTGCAATGCAACTGGCGCACCTATTGGTGTCTGGAGTAATGGAGAATCAATTTCTTTTTACAACAGAAAAGACCCAAATTATTTTGAAGATATTCCCAATATTCCAAAAGCAACGGAAAAATTATCTGACGTTTTAACTGAACGTTGGACAATTACTGATTTGGTTGAAAAAGATAAGCTTAGAACCGAAAAAAAATCGTTGAAAGATTTGATTTTGGAAATGGAAGATGAAGTTTTGGCTAATGCAGGAGTAGATGTTTTTGAAGAACTTTTCAAGCTGATTTTTACCAAACTATATGATGAAATGGAAAGCGGACGAAATAAAACTCGTCATTTAGAATTCAGAAATTATGGAGATACTGAAACTGAATTAAAGCAAAAAGTTCAAGATATATTTGACAAAGCAAGAGAAAAATGGGAAGGCGTTTTTACAGATGATTCAAAAATAATGCTTACACCTTCTCACTTATCTGTTTGTGTTTCTTCATTACAAGATGTCAAACTATTTAATTCAAATTTAGATGTTGTAGATGAAGCATTTGAATATTTAATAAACAAAAGTAGTAAAGGAGAAAAAGGGCAATATTTTACACCACGTTATGTAATTGATATGTGTGTAAAAATGATGAACCCTCAAGTACATGAAACAGTAATTGATACTGCTTCTGGAAGTTGTGGATTTCCCGTTCACTCCATTTTTCACGTATGGGAACAAATTCTTAAAGAAAAAGAAATTCCTAAAAGTCATTTATTTACAACTGAAGAAAAACCTGTCGAATGTACCGATTATGTTCAAAATAAAGTTTTTGCTATAGATTTTGACGAAAAAGCAGTTCGTGTAGCTAGAACCTTAAATTTAATTGCTGGAGATGGACAAACTAACGTACTTCACTTAAATACTCTAGATTGGGAACGTTGGGAAGAAAAAACGGAAGACGAAGAATGGCAAGATACATATTTTGAAGGGTGGAAGAAGCTAAAGAAATTAAGGAAAGATAAAAAGAGCAATCGAGATTTTAAATTTGATATTCTAATGGCAAATCCACCATTTGCAGGTGATATTAAAGAAAGTAGAATTTTAGCAAAATATGAATTAGGTAAGAAACCAAATGGTAAATATCAAACCAAAGTTGGTAGAGATATTTTGTTTATTGAAAGAAATTTAGATTTTCTAGCTTCAGGAGGACGAATGGCTGTTGTGTTACCTCAGGGGAGGTTTAATAACAGTTCTGATAAAAATATTCGAGACTATTTGGCGGAAAAATGTAGAATATTAGGTGTAGTTGGTTTACATGGAAATGTCTTTAAGCCGCATACAGGTACTAAAACTTCGGTGCTTTTTGTGCAAAAATGGGATGATAGATTATGTCCTAAAGTAGATGACTATCCAATTTTCTTTGCAACAATGCAAGAACCAAGTAAAGATAATAGTGGGGATAAAATTTTCGTAAAAAATGACGATGGAACCCCTAAATTAGACACCCATGAGCATTTAATAATAAAACATGATTTATTTAATCACGACAACTTAACACAAGATGGGATTGCAGAAGCTTTTGTAGAATTTGCTAAAAAAGAAAAACTTTCTTTTGTGGGAAAGACCTAA
- a CDS encoding restriction endonuclease subunit S → MLEGLEIKEVKLNKIINTNLIRLEPEFYTAKSFDLDSPFSGEEIIDFVQYGTSKELNEEFKGYPVLRLNEFKSCFISKPSKYCNKINQNTYDSLRLLKNDVLICRTNGNYKYVGKSAIVPKDYNYAYASYLFKIRPKNHLINASTLVTYLNSKYGRIEIEKYSMAGNQVNFSPAKFRQLRIPKFIKEFNVIIEKLTYKSFEHLQESDISYIEADEVLSKEIGLLNFKPSNSPINIKSFSESLGMSKRLDAEYYQPKYDDYLKLIFNYHNGFDSISDSCNLKGSNYNPIDEKKYNYIELSNIDKSGDISGCTIDLGNKLPSRARRLVNKGDLIISSIEGSLDSCALVTENYNNSLCSTGFYVINSSKINSETLLVLFKSELMQNILKQNCSGTILTAINKDEFLNIPIPQIQLNIQQQISELIESSFSNKRKSEYLLNVTKKAVEMAIEQNEQIALKYINEKISDYAS, encoded by the coding sequence TTGTTAGAAGGGCTAGAAATCAAAGAAGTTAAATTAAATAAAATTATAAACACGAATTTAATTCGATTAGAACCTGAATTTTATACCGCAAAATCTTTTGATTTAGACTCACCCTTTTCTGGTGAAGAAATAATAGATTTTGTGCAGTATGGAACATCTAAAGAATTAAATGAAGAGTTCAAGGGGTATCCTGTACTTCGGTTAAATGAATTTAAAAGTTGTTTTATAAGTAAGCCATCTAAATATTGTAATAAAATTAATCAAAACACTTATGATTCATTAAGGTTATTGAAAAATGATGTATTGATTTGTCGTACAAATGGAAATTATAAATATGTTGGTAAAAGTGCTATTGTTCCAAAGGATTACAATTATGCTTATGCTTCTTATTTATTTAAAATTAGACCTAAAAATCACCTAATAAATGCTAGTACACTCGTAACATATTTAAATTCTAAGTATGGTAGAATTGAAATTGAAAAATATTCAATGGCAGGTAATCAAGTTAATTTTAGTCCAGCTAAATTCAGGCAACTTAGAATACCAAAATTTATCAAAGAGTTTAACGTAATCATTGAAAAACTGACATATAAATCTTTTGAGCACCTTCAAGAGTCAGATATTTCCTATATCGAAGCTGATGAAGTATTATCAAAAGAAATTGGGTTGCTTAATTTTAAGCCGAGTAATTCCCCTATTAATATAAAGTCTTTTTCAGAAAGTTTGGGTATGTCTAAAAGATTAGATGCAGAATATTATCAGCCAAAATATGATGATTATTTGAAGCTAATTTTTAATTATCATAATGGGTTTGATTCAATTTCTGATTCGTGTAATTTAAAAGGTAGCAATTATAACCCTATTGATGAAAAAAAATATAATTATATAGAATTATCAAATATTGACAAGTCAGGTGATATAAGCGGTTGTACAATAGATTTAGGTAATAAATTGCCCTCAAGAGCAAGAAGATTGGTAAATAAAGGTGATTTAATAATAAGCTCAATTGAAGGAAGTCTAGACTCGTGCGCCTTGGTTACTGAGAATTATAATAACTCATTATGTTCCACAGGGTTTTACGTGATTAACTCAAGTAAAATTAACTCTGAAACATTATTAGTGTTATTCAAGTCGGAATTAATGCAGAATATTTTAAAACAGAATTGCTCAGGAACTATTCTTACTGCGATTAATAAAGATGAGTTCTTAAATATCCCAATACCCCAAATACAGTTAAACATACAACAGCAAATTTCAGAGCTAATAGAATCAAGTTTTTCAAATAAAAGAAAAAGTGAATACTTATTGAATGTAACTAAAAAGGCGGTAGAAATGGCAATAGAGCAAAATGAACAAATTGCTCTAAAGTATATTAATGAAAAAATATCTGATTATGCCAGTTAG
- a CDS encoding NAD(P)-dependent oxidoreductase — protein MTTFGIIKERKNPPDRRVVFSPKGISDTMSKFPEASFKVESSDIRIFDDASYKNVGVAVTDDINDCDVLLGVKEVPIDALIPNKKYFFFSHTIKKQPYNRKLLKAILDKNIELYDHEVIVNQKGWRLIGFGKYAGIVGAYNGFRAFGLKNESFILPKAETLPDQKALETELSKINLPSIKIVLTGNGKVGSGAKEILDAMRIKEVSVDEYLNTVFDEAVYTQIDVLDYNKRKDGQLLDKSDFYNNPEEYDSDFMKFAKVSDLYMAGHFFGDGAPYIYTREDAKSTDFNISVVADISCDIDGPVATTIRSSTIADPIYGYHPHKEEEVDFKDPEAIVVMAVDNLPCELPKDASEGFGTMFMEHVIPAFFNNDIDGVLERARMTQSGKLTDRYNYLQDYVDGKE, from the coding sequence ATGACTACATTCGGAATAATTAAAGAGCGTAAAAACCCGCCAGATCGTCGGGTAGTCTTTTCTCCCAAAGGGATTAGTGACACGATGTCTAAGTTTCCTGAAGCATCTTTTAAGGTAGAAAGCTCTGATATTAGAATTTTTGATGATGCTTCATATAAAAATGTAGGCGTAGCAGTTACTGATGATATTAATGACTGTGATGTATTATTAGGTGTAAAAGAAGTTCCTATTGATGCCTTGATTCCGAATAAAAAATACTTTTTCTTTTCGCATACGATAAAAAAACAACCTTATAATAGAAAATTGCTAAAAGCGATTTTAGATAAGAACATAGAATTATATGATCACGAGGTTATCGTAAATCAAAAAGGGTGGAGACTGATAGGTTTTGGAAAATATGCCGGTATTGTCGGCGCGTATAATGGTTTTAGAGCATTTGGATTGAAAAACGAAAGTTTTATACTTCCTAAAGCAGAAACTCTACCAGATCAAAAAGCGTTGGAAACTGAGTTGTCCAAAATTAATCTACCAAGTATTAAAATTGTTCTAACAGGAAATGGTAAAGTAGGAAGTGGAGCTAAAGAAATTTTAGATGCAATGCGAATTAAAGAAGTTTCTGTTGATGAATATCTGAATACTGTATTTGATGAAGCTGTATATACCCAGATTGATGTATTAGATTATAACAAACGAAAAGACGGTCAGCTATTAGATAAAAGTGATTTTTATAATAATCCAGAGGAGTATGATAGTGATTTCATGAAATTTGCTAAAGTAAGTGATCTGTATATGGCAGGACATTTTTTTGGTGATGGTGCGCCTTATATTTATACTAGAGAGGATGCAAAATCAACAGATTTTAACATCAGTGTAGTTGCTGATATTTCTTGTGATATTGATGGCCCTGTCGCTACTACCATAAGATCATCTACCATAGCAGATCCAATTTATGGATATCATCCTCATAAGGAAGAAGAAGTAGATTTTAAAGATCCAGAAGCTATTGTAGTAATGGCAGTGGATAATTTACCTTGCGAGTTGCCAAAAGATGCGAGTGAAGGTTTTGGAACTATGTTTATGGAACACGTAATACCAGCTTTTTTTAATAATGATATTGATGGAGTATTAGAAAGAGCGAGAATGACTCAATCTGGTAAGCTTACGGATCGATATAATTACTTACAGGATTATGTTGATGGAAAAGAATAG
- the pyrF gene encoding orotidine-5'-phosphate decarboxylase has product MTTKQLVDQIWKKKSFLCVGLDVDLNKVPKHILETEDPIFEFNKKIIDATHHLAVAYKPNIAFYEAYGLKGWKSLEKTIQYLNTNHPEVFTIADAKRGDIGNTSSMYAKAFFEDLEFDSITVAPYMGKDSIEPFLAFEDKHTIMLALTSNQGAFDFQTKMVDGTELYKQVLETSKGWKNADNLMYVVGATKAEYLADIRKIIPDSFLLVPGVGAQGGNLQDVCKYGINDQIGLLINSSRGIIYASDGLDFDTVAGEKAKELQLQMEEILDARK; this is encoded by the coding sequence ATGACGACTAAGCAACTTGTTGATCAAATTTGGAAAAAGAAATCCTTTCTATGTGTAGGTCTAGATGTGGATCTTAACAAAGTACCAAAACATATATTAGAGACAGAAGATCCTATTTTCGAATTCAATAAAAAAATCATTGATGCTACGCATCATCTAGCAGTTGCGTATAAACCGAACATAGCTTTTTATGAAGCTTATGGTCTAAAAGGTTGGAAGTCTTTAGAAAAAACTATCCAATATTTAAATACGAATCATCCTGAGGTGTTTACAATAGCGGATGCTAAAAGAGGTGATATTGGTAATACAAGTTCTATGTATGCCAAAGCATTTTTTGAAGATTTAGAGTTTGATTCTATAACCGTAGCTCCTTATATGGGTAAGGATTCTATAGAGCCCTTTTTGGCTTTTGAAGACAAACATACGATTATGCTTGCGCTGACTTCTAACCAAGGAGCTTTTGATTTTCAGACTAAAATGGTTGATGGGACAGAATTGTATAAGCAAGTATTAGAGACTTCTAAAGGCTGGAAAAACGCAGATAACTTGATGTATGTGGTAGGAGCTACAAAAGCAGAATACCTGGCGGATATAAGAAAGATTATTCCTGATAGTTTTTTATTAGTTCCTGGAGTTGGAGCGCAAGGTGGAAATCTACAAGATGTATGTAAATATGGTATAAATGATCAGATTGGTCTATTAATTAATTCATCTAGAGGAATCATCTATGCTTCTGATGGATTGGATTTTGATACCGTTGCTGGCGAAAAAGCAAAAGAGCTTCAGTTACAAATGGAAGAAATATTAGATGCAAGAAAATAA
- a CDS encoding ABC transporter substrate-binding protein encodes MIYIDQLDRKITLVSTPVRIISLVPSQTELLVDLGLSDFIVGVTKFCVHPDTIRKEKVVVGGTKNIHLQRIKELNPDIILCNKEENTKEIVETLEQNYSVHVSDIATIAESLELISQYGEIFDRRDNAKKLTDKIKLEAKEFSEFIQNKPKKKVAYFIWRKPWMVAGKGTFIHHLLEINGFINVFGNQERYPNIPEEDLAALSNLDFILLSSEPFPFSEEHQEEMTKLVHEVKTLLVDGEYFSWHGSRLAKAFTYFRSLHEN; translated from the coding sequence ATGATTTATATAGATCAATTAGATAGAAAAATCACCTTAGTTTCTACTCCTGTAAGAATAATATCATTGGTGCCTTCTCAGACAGAGCTTTTGGTTGATTTAGGTTTGTCTGATTTTATTGTTGGGGTTACTAAGTTCTGTGTACATCCAGATACTATAAGAAAGGAAAAGGTTGTCGTCGGAGGAACAAAAAATATACACTTACAAAGAATCAAAGAATTGAATCCAGATATCATTTTATGTAATAAAGAAGAAAACACCAAAGAGATTGTCGAAACATTGGAACAAAATTATTCTGTACATGTTTCAGACATTGCTACCATAGCAGAGTCACTGGAGTTAATCAGTCAATATGGCGAAATTTTTGACAGAAGGGATAATGCAAAAAAACTTACGGATAAAATTAAACTAGAGGCAAAAGAGTTTTCTGAATTTATACAAAACAAACCAAAAAAGAAGGTTGCCTATTTTATTTGGAGAAAACCTTGGATGGTGGCCGGAAAAGGAACATTTATTCATCATTTATTGGAGATAAATGGTTTTATAAATGTATTCGGTAATCAAGAACGATATCCTAATATTCCAGAAGAAGATCTAGCCGCCTTATCTAATCTTGATTTTATCTTGTTGTCATCAGAGCCTTTTCCTTTTTCTGAAGAACACCAGGAAGAAATGACTAAGTTAGTGCATGAGGTTAAAACACTTTTGGTAGATGGGGAATATTTTTCTTGGCATGGGTCTCGATTGGCTAAAGCATTTACTTATTTTAGATCACTTCATGAAAACTAA